In Capsicum annuum cultivar UCD-10X-F1 chromosome 8, UCD10Xv1.1, whole genome shotgun sequence, the genomic window TCAATTCTTAATGTTGAGCGTATCACAAGTATCAAGCATTCTTGTTATATCTAATCTTCCTTCCTCTTTATGATAGCATCTATTAGTCCAAGAGCTTTGGTGATACTAGATTACTAGTCGTTCTTACTAGCGGAGCGCCAAAAGAATCTAGCAAAATACTTCTCCATCAATTCTATGGTTCCTTTAGGAGGACTAAGAGCAGTAAGAGTGTAGATAGACAGTGATTGCAACACATGTTTAATAAGGATAATTTTTACcctatcacaacaacaacatacccagtgtattccccaCATAGTGTAGCAAATTGCTTTGCCACCCAATTGATCTCCTGATTATCTTTAAAAGTAACTTCTCAAGATATTCCACTCTTCTCTTATCAACGTAGATAAGAAGGCACCCCAGATACTCAAAAGAAAAATTCCTGTCAAGAAAACCAGTAGCACTTATAATCTTATTGATTTTCCGAGGGCCAATATCAGGAGCAGTGAGAGGGACATTTATTCTTGTTGATTCTTTGAGTAGAGCTTCTCACTGTGAATCTATTTCGTAATCCGTCTATTAGATTTGGTTTTACTACTAGAGATGATGACTGTCATCGACATAAGACAAATAGTTTACAATGGGACCTCTATCAGACAgaaaaatgaatgaaatattCATTGTGATTGAGGTTTTTTAAAAGTCTAGTCAGAACCTCATCCCTAGTAACCAAAAAGACAGAGAATGTATATTCTTCATGTATACACGTAGACGAGGGTGTAATGATGTTAGGTTGTGCCTTTTCCCATGAAGGTCATGTTCGATATGAACTGCCTATTACTGAAATTCTTTTACTTATATAAAAGAAATTGTTTGATTTTTCCTTGACCCTTTACTCTACGTTGAAAGTGAATAATCAAATACAACTAACAAGAGTACTATCAAGGCGAGCCTATTATGCAATATGATGACTAAGAAAGAACATTACCAATGCACAAAAAAGCTATATTGCTCGGACTCGAGTCCAAATACGCCGTCGGATACGTGTCGAATCCTCCAAAAAGTAGCATATTTTCGGAGAATTCAATACGGATGTGGCAACGTTTTTGCAAAAAGCTAAGCAATATAGCGGAAAAGCAAGTGCGACTGGGGATATCGACAGGCAAAATGAAACCAAAAAAGTTTGCTAAGCAACGGTAGTAAGTTTAGCTATACTGCAGGAGTTCATATTTGGTGAAACTAATTAAAACCAGTCACAAGACCTTATGCTTGTGTCTCTATATCTAGGAAAGATTAAAAGGCATCTAAAACTAGGAGGAAGGTTTCCTATCAAACTTATAATATACTTAACACCAAGCTGAGTTCTTAATCCAAGCATCTTACTTTGTCGAAGATGTCCAACCTCCCACGTCTTTCATGTCGCTGGAGATGGATGTTGTTCTTGACACAGCTGTTGATGAAGTAGGCGAAATCGACGGATTGTTCCTTACTTCCTCATTATTACCTTCAACCATGTCGATGATCATGCTGTCGGAGAATAAGTCCAGGTTGTTGAACTCCTGCTCACGTGATTGCTCATAGAGATTGAAGTTAATGTTGTTGTCAAAGCCGGTGTTGTTGAAAAGATCCATCAAGTCGGCTGGTTTGTCAAGACAGAAGTCCGAAACTTGGAAAGAACCAAATGTGTTGTCCAAGTACATGCTCCACGGGTAGTCATCTTCCTCCTGGTAGCCTTTCCCCTTTATTATTTCAGCAGCAGACTCCATTTTAGGAGCAAACTCCAACTTCAGGACTTTTGGTTGAGTCACTTCATCAGAATCAAGTGCAGGCGTAAACTCTAACTTTGGTACGAATAGTGGTTCGAAAGCTAATTCTTCTTGCATGAAATCCTCTTGGTTTTCTTCTTGTTGAACCGGCTGATATTGTACAATCACCTCATCTGATTGCACCTCATTAGAGGACTCTGTGTTTTCCATCTGTGATAACAGATCCGGTTCGCGGAGTGTCTTCAACCAGTCTGCATATCTGCTGATGTCGAAGTTGGTGACTGCGTTAGGCCCTCTATACTCAATTGCTGCCATATCATATGCTGCAGCTGCTTCTTCTTGAGTGCCTTGagcaaagagagagaaataaaTGACAAGTGATTTCGAGAATCTGTTTCTCCGAAAAGTTCATTTCAGATATTGTTACTGCACTCAACTATATGAGACCTAGTTTGAAACTATGTTTCTCAGACTCTTCAAACATATAGATCGACAGGGGCATGTGCATTCATGAAGGATCTGACATGGATACGACAACATAACATTTTTGAGactccgagcaacataggttcgAACTAGTTTATAAGATCGCCGAATGCACCAGTTGAGCTCTTCGAAGAAGATAGCAGATCTAAACAAAgaaatcatcaacaacaacacacctagtgtaatcccacaagtgggtcCGGAGAGGTTAGCATACATGCAGACCTTACCTTTaaaaggtagagaggttgttttctaATAGATCCTCGGCTCAAGTAAAAACATTAAAAGgtaatttgaaaaaagaaacaacaGGAGTGAAGAGGCCAACACAAAATGCAAAAGAAAGCATAATAACGCATACTAAAAATGGAATGATCACTACCACAAATTAACACGGTAATAAAGTGCggaaaaaaaagtaatagtaacaAAAATGGAATAACAAGAAACTCTCAAAAGTAATACTATGGCTACTAGTATGAAAGACTAAGCGAGACAACCCTCAACTAGCTAACTAACCCTCTATACCTTAATCAAAATTAATTCAGAACAATTGGAAATATACAACGCCATATTTTGTATTGTCCAATCAGCAGTGCCATCCGCGAGTCAAAACATTAGTAACAAGGAAACGAATCATCACTAACCTAAAGTGAACGCGAGAATAGAAATGCTCTAGATTTATCTTACTCGTTCATAAAAAGCAACAAATTATGCATCAATTGCAAGTAACAAGTACCACTTATTCTTAATACGACACAAGTACCAGCAGTGACAAAAATTCTTTTTGACAACTATAT contains:
- the LOC107839384 gene encoding AP2-like ethylene-responsive transcription factor At1g16060 isoform X1 — encoded protein: MKKSPSFSFSCSSSSSSSSCIEQQIHEVTENKKMKLKPKPKPKLRPKRASRAKRIANADSSPTKRSSIYRGVTRHRWTGRYEAHLWDKGTWNSNQKKKGKQVYLGAYDSEEAAARTYDLAALKYWGPTTILNFPVETYIKEFEEMHRLNKEEYLASLRRKSSGFSRGVSKYRGVARHHHNGRWEARIGRVYGNKYLYLGTYSTQEEAAAAYDMAAIEYRGPNAVTNFDISRYADWLKTLREPDLLSQMENTESSNEVQSDEVIVQYQPVQQEENQEDFMQEELAFEPLFVPKLEFTPALDSDEVTQPKVLKLEFAPKMESAAEIIKGKGYQEEDDYPWSMYLDNTFGSFQVSDFCLDKPADLMDLFNNTGFDNNINFNLYEQSREQEFNNLDLFSDSMIIDMVEGNNEEVRNNPSISPTSSTAVSRTTSISSDMKDVGGWTSSTNSFGGEGVSVR
- the LOC107839384 gene encoding AP2-like ethylene-responsive transcription factor At1g16060 isoform X2: MKKSPSFSFSCSSSSSSSSCIEQQIHEVTENKKMKLKPKPKPKLRPKRASRAKRIANADSSPTKRSSIYRGVTRHRWTGRYEAHLWDKGTWNSNQKKKGKQVYLGAYDSEEAAARTYDLAALKYWGPTTILNFPVETYIKEFEEMHRLNKEEYLASLRRKSSGFSRGVSKYRGVARHHHNGRWEARIGRVYGNKYLYLGTYSTQEEAAAAYDMAAIEYRGPNAVTNFDISRYADWLKTLREPDLLSQMENTESSNEVQSDEVIVQYQPVQQEENQEDFMQEELAFEPLFVPKLEFTPALDSDEVTQPKVLKLEFAPKMESAAEIIKGKGYQEEDDYPWSMYLDNTFGSFQVSDFCLDKPADLMDLFNNTGFDNNINFNLYEQSREQEFNNLDLFSDSMIIDMVEGNNEEVRNNPSISPTSSTAVSRTTSISSDMKDVGGWTSSTKNHKIDGEAFF